tttttttttttttcgattatCTCCGGTCTATTTACAGGAATGCCTTGGGAAGATTTCATACTACGTCAGAGCTCCCGTAGGATCCCCACTGGGACAGATGCAAGCGGAAAGTAATCACATCCAGAGTGACCGATAACTGTCATTCTAGGAGGATTCTGGGAGCAGGAAAGGGTGCACCCTTCACAAGCAACTGTTCGTGTCTTACCAGTTTCGGCTGAAACTTTTCAAGATGTTGCCTGCTCAAGATACTGGTAAGGCTGACAGGCATTTAAAGGGACTATGAAAGGTACATTCACACAGAAATACACATGAAGAGtatttttcaaagtaaaataacGGAATAGGATTAATCACTCTGTCCAGATCCTAAAGATTCTTCTGCGGCATTAGTTGAAGTTTTCAAAATGTCGTCGTAACTTGGAGGTCTCCTCTCAGTCTGAAGCCTTTCCAGATCCCCATACGGGGGTGGATCTTCATCAATGTTTTGAGCATCGTTACTGGTTTCAACAGGGGACTCTCCGATGCTCTCATTCTCCTCTGTCATTGGTCTGGGCTTGTGGTAAGCCGATGTTAAGTCGTAAGGTGGCAACCGCACTTGAGGAAACAAAAATTCCCTGGCAAACGCATCCAGTTCACCGTTAAGTGCAAAATTGTCTGTCCCCATATCAGATAGCTCTCTTCTGTTGACATTCTCAGAGCCCCAATCTCCAGTTTGTGACGCCTGCGAGCTGTGCGTTGCCGCTTGGCGTCTTTGCTCCCGCTGTTGCTGAAGTCTTCTCCGTTTTATTCGACCCAAACAGAACGAGACCAAGCAAATATTAATAAAGAGAAGCGAAAATCCAACAAGTGTAATGACAAATTCTTGATTACCAGTAATTAAACTATGTGGCGTTGGTTTGACTACATCATCTGTTTTCCGCGTCGTGGTGTACGTCCATTTGACGGTATCCACAAGGAGTCTAAGAGTTGTTTTAGGTTCTCTCGTCGATTCTGTGTTCAAATTTTCTCCGTCCGTTATCGTTCTGTTGACCTTGATGCAAACACCATCCTGACAAATCCTGTCAGGCCCACAAGAAGTGTTCAATAAACTACAATCACTCTTGTCAATACTCTCTGTGCTTGTGCTGTTCTCTTCTGAAGTATTCTCAGGCGACGCTTGTCGATAACAAGCAAGCAAGACGACGAAAAGGAGAAAGCGACTAAACTCCATGGTAGGACCCTTTAAAGTGAAACTTGCAGACTCTAAAATCCCTTCCAAACGGCATGAATTTAGTCTCTCTGTTCACGAAAACTATTCAATTTCTGCCTCGTCATAACAGCAGTAGAATATTTCTTCGTTATTCATTCGAAACTCTCTATTGTTCAAGCATTTGTTTTTGAGAAGTGATGCGGTCATTGTGTCttagttctgattggttcaggCAACTTTGTCAAAGTGTTCATGGTAACTGCTTTGTTAGACCATGTACGTAagatataaacaaataaaagacTCATTTCACATGCATGAACGCGTTTATGCGAAACTGTAATGGACTGACTCTCACTTCTCGAGAGGGCGAAACATTACAGGTGATTTTTATTATCAGAATCTCCGCGTGCATGTGACAAGAAGAATCAAAAGTAATTTGAGACCACGGAAAGATTTTTGACATTTTATTTTACACTCGAGCTAAAATTTGATCTTTCAACCTTGATGCTATATTTAAATATATTGGGGTTCAATTGCTCGAGCTATTATGTGCAATATACGAATGAATCTAGGAGTAATCATTAATTGTGAAGTGCGTTCGTGGGGACGAAATTTGGCTTCCGAAATACTTAGACTGGTGAACATACCAGCAAGATGATGAATTTATGAGAGTAAAGGCCTGCTTTAAACGCCGCATTTCACATGTTCCGagtctaatgcaaatgagaaaaatctattgttttcgctcatttgcattcgattcggcacatgtgaaatgcggcTTTTGTAAAACGGCCCTTAGGCACTTAGAAATGAGCCATAATAGTCGTCTATTAGGCAATCTTCATGGTTGgaggatttttctttttgtttttggttcttTTTGAACCACTGCGCTGGTTCTTGAGGCAGATTCACTCTTATACATGAAAAATGTGAGCTCATGTAGCTGACGCGCAGGCGTAGTGCGTCTGGCAGGTGTCATTTTGGCGCGTGATTGGCACTAAATTGACCAGTCAAACCGCCCTCCTAAAATCTGGCTAAATAGGTGCTTTTCTAAATTTTATAGAGAAAAAATTAAGTAAACAAATTTCCTCACTCAACCTAAAACACAAATACCTGCAAAAAAGTTAGCAAATAAGTAAGTAAAGTCTTTATTTCATGTTTTAAACAACAGCAGAATCTTGATCATTTTTCTATTTAAGTTACTTGATGAACTGTGACATGATTATAATGCTactttttatcttttaaataGTTTAGTAGATTATATAGTATTTGTATTCGTTGTATTTTTATAGTTtagtatatttatttttattttattatttagagggccacaagtttattagttcCGGCTATTACGTGCTCACCCTCATGAAATAAAGACTTTACTTGcttgcttacttacttacttacttacttacttacttacttacttacttacttacttacttacttacttacttacttacttacttacttacttacttacttacttacttactcttAAACTGGACCGCCGCGCTTGGTTCTTGAGAGAGATTCACTCTTAAACGGGCTTAAGAATCGGGCTGAATATATGCTAGATGggcgtttttaaaatttggaagTTTGTAAGTTTAACACTGTAAATTGATGGACACTGAAGTTTAGGACAAGTAGGTGTTCTCCAAATTGACGTTTCGAAAATGTTATAATACGTTCGTTTCTATTTGTCCCCCTCCAAGGTCCAATCTGGATCAAAGCTTTCTATTCTACAAGATTTTTGCATTTGTCTGCGGTCTTGGTACCTATGCATATGACGAATGTTTTCTAATCTCAGTCGTATTTCCAAATGTCAAAACCCGTATGAAGAACGGGTATGTTACAGCAATTGCCTTTCTGTTGGCTCTCGAAATTGCGCTGAGGGTGATTCTCCGCGATACCCTTGAGTATGCTATCGTAAATCAGTCCCATTCATAAATGAGCGTATAACTAAGTATGGTGATTTAGTAATCTACCTTCACATtggcgcagtagtgagagcacttacctcccaccaatgtggcccgggtgcgattcccagactcggcgtcatatatgggttgagtttgttggttctatatcctgcaccgagaggtttttctccgggtactccggttttcccctctcctcaaaaactcatcatttgacttcatttgcgttaattgttgattttagtttacagtgtccccaactagcgctccagcgctagaacgactagacacttaaatcaagttcctttcctttccttttttccactCCACTTTTCCAGTAAATAGCTTAGCTTCTCTAAGGATTAactaaattaataaaataattaatcaattaactAATTGCTGCGAGCAACACTATTCGAATTCGTGACGGACGACCAACACTGGATCCGTTCACCGTGATTATTttcgttgttttgtttgttggaGATGATTTTGGGAAAACGCAATAAATGCTCgggcaaacagtttcaacatcTTAAAGGTGTCAATCCGCGCCAGTGGTGAAGCGAAGTGAATAAGCTCAGTGGATCAAAAAGGCAAAATTCGTCACTATTTTCTTTCCTCAATGTTCCTGAGTACAACAATTTGTCTCCAACAGAAGTTGCTAATTCCATCAACCATACATTACTGGAGCCACTTCAACCTTACGAGCCCATCGAGAGCGAGCGTGTGGCCCTACAATTGCCCCTAGAAGAGAATCCGGAGTTCCTAGAGGTGTCCGGGATGGcgctggggtgcagggatggcgcagtggtgacagcactcgcctcccaccaatgtggtccagGTTCGATTCGTCGACTCgccgtcatatgtgggttgagtttgttggttctctactctgcaccgagaggttttctccgggtactccggtttcccctctcctaaaaaaaccaacatttgacttgttgtgttaattgttaatttcactttacagtgtccccaattagtgctccagcgctaaatctactagacacttaaataaagttcctttcctttccgtgcaAAGAGTGTACATCAACCTGCTTCACCTGAATAAGCACAAAGCTCCTGGCGCGGATGGCCTTTCCAACTGGTGTTAAAGGAGTACGCCGAAATCCTAGTTACTCCCGTTCAAAATATCCTGAACGCCTCATACAGTGAGCAAAAGCTACCCTCAATGTGGAAAATTGCAGATGTCACCCCGCTGCCCAAGGTGAATCAAGTCACGGACCCAAAAAAGGAACTGCGTCTAATCTCTCTCACGTCTACCCTCTCGAAAATATCTGAGAACTTTATTGTTACTGATTATAAAACACCTACCCTTGAGAACCTAGTTGACTCCAACCAGTTTGGTACCATATCCGGTTCTTCAACCGTGTTGGCACTCATTAGTATGATTCATAAGTGGCTCGAAGCAACGGATGGAAACGGTGTTTCTGTGCGTGTCCTCCTCTTTGATTATCGAAAAGCCTTTGACCTCATAGACCacaaaattttggtcaacaAATTGAAGCAGGTCAATATTCCTAATAGTGTAATCAACTGCGTTATAGACTTCCTTTCAGGAAGATCTCAAAAAAGGAGTGGGACACAGTGCCGTCTGGAGTGCCACAGGGGACAAAGTTGGGTCCCTGGCTTTTTCTTTTGATGATTAATGACTTGACTGTCCCAAGTATCTTCAACATgtggaaatatgttgatgataccACGGTATCAGAGAGCATACCTAAAGGACAACAGTACAGGTCACAAGAAGCAGTAGAAGCAATCTACGATTGGTCCAAGGAAAATTTGTTCCAGCTTCCAGCTTAATGGCGAGAAGACTAAAGAGTTAGTTATATCCTTCAGTCGTGATTCCCCGCAACTCCCTAGGGTTTGCATAGACGGAACTCCTATCAAATCCATACAGAGCACTAAGCTACTCGGCTTGACAATCAATGATACGCTAACGTGGAACGACCATATAGAAGAACTTGTTAAAAAAAGCGTGCGCATGTTCCTACTTCAGATCTTGTAACATTTTTTTGCGCATGTATTAGGTGTTCACTAGATTACGCTTGTCCTTTTTTCCATTACAGTCTACCAAAGCATCTACAAGTCGAGCTCGAAAGAGTGCAAAGGAGGGCCCTATCATGCATTATTCCCAGGGTGCACTACTCGGACGCCCTTCAGTTACCAGGGCTTGAGTCCATCAGGGCCCACCAGGAAAAGTTAACAGAACACCTGTTAAGTCTGTTGTTAATGATCCACGGAGATCAGTTTATCAGCCTCCTCCCTCCCTCAGTTTCTATCTCATATGAGCTGAGAAGGCAGAGGAGGTTTGCCACGCCTCTTGTAAAGACAAATAGATTTGGAAATTCATTCATCGTTAAGAGTGCGAGGGAAGCATTTAAGTAATTTCTAAGAATAAtcgctttgtaattttataatagtAGTCGTTataaatcatttcttatatttctttaCTTGTATAGAGGCGCAATTCAGTTTTCtaactgcaatgtttttcttaataaataatctatctatctatctatctatctatctatctatctatctatctatctatcaacaTCGTTCccttcgattttgttgaaagatattgactgctggggtgggcaaacggtttcaCCACCTcattcatcaacatttgattcaacaaagcctCACGAGAGGCCTTGTATTCCgtacaacaaaaaaagcaaggtggcAAACAAATCACGCATGCGcgcaaccatttcacccggtcaattggcagccatggacagctgtttcggcctggCTGGGCCTCATCATCATAGCAACGGGTGTTTTAgacacccctttaagtggcggCGTGATGTGTTGGACACACCGGGTTGGTGCTATGGTGTTTTAgacacccctttaagtggcagcgtGATGTGTTGGACACACCGGGTTGGTGCTATGGTGTTTTAgacacccctttaagtggcagcgtTATGTGTTGgacacaccgggttggtgttatggtgtgtcaTCTTACTTGTTTTGGTTGTACTTTATTTCATCCCCAGGCAGCAGCCGTGTTTGtaactatggatacggacatggataAGTCAATATGGAGCGTTATAAGGGTCAAAACTCTACAGTTTTATTTCCGAAAAGactctttgtttacatttactTTCTTATTGCGGCTGTTGTAACATGCCTAATTGCTAATGAAGTCTGAAGGTGCCTGTAGAGAATTACCTCATAGACCTTTCCAGGAGACTTAAGAAAGACTCAAGTGATGATGTGACGGACTTTTTGTTGTATAGATTGCAACAAGCAGCTCGTCATTTATCAAGAATTGCAGCGAATGTGCCTCGAGAGATATTCGAAGAAGTCCAATCCTCACTGGTTGAACTGACGTCAATTTTCGCAAACGCAGAACAAAATTGGGAGCCTGTCTCTTCTGCTGTAGGTTGTACCGGGTCGATTGGTGAGCTATACAACACGAAGTCGGTCACACCATCACTTGAGTCTTGCTCAAGTCTCCTGGAAAGGTCTATGAGCCTGTTCCGAAGTCAAGTTCGTTCTGCTTGATTCTAGAATCTAACAAAGCCTCCGCTTGTGACCGAAGTAACCGATTACTTTGGAACAGTGTGACAGTCTTGGCTTGTAAAGCATAATGCGCTCTAAAGAATCACATAACTCCAGGTGGACGCCTGGTTGATTTTTCGCAGACAATATATTTGTTGGCAAAGACTCTTTTTTCGAAAGTAATTCTATCATTCCAAAGCAAGTAACTTTTCCGCTGATAGCAGCGTACATATACTAAGTAATCCGCGCACTGTACGACCTCGAGATGCATTGCAAAGGCAGTTCAACCAAGAAATTGGCAGCTAAGAACTTTGATATTTACTAAATAAAATTTGGTGAGAAGTGAATACAATGCATTTGATTATGCATGCTAGGAGTTTTATTAAAATTCTGAAGGTGTGGTAATTCACTAGCTATTAACTTGTTCAAACGCGCGCTGAAAAGAGAAACAATTTTTCGCAAGTAAAGTTGAGAAATAGACTTCATTAGCAATTGGGCATGTTACGAGAGCGGCAATAAGAAagtaaatgtaaacaaaaagagTCTTTTTCGGAAATAAAACTGTAGAGTTTTGTACATTTTATTTTGACCCTAacagagggtctcaatggggttaagcaTGTGGCGTGAAACGTCCAAAAAATTAACCATATGtcgtgaaaaagggaaaaaattaaccgtgtgaACAAATTAGTCTTCTAGCGCCAAGGCTCGATTGACCAGCCGTTTTGTGCGCCCGCATTCCTCTGCGCACACCACGGCTGGATCACTGTtccagccaattgtattttACACCAATCAGAGagtaatttgtaatttgtaatttcttcACTTAATGGAACAACAGTAATacacttattccaaaatggccgccattttagcctTGTTTTGTTAAATTGTTAATCGGCCCTTTTGGCCTTGTTCAacgttaaatatttttttaaaactttgcgtTTGAAATCAGGTGTAGTTCAGTtagttagtgcgcggctttcggagtaagaggtccccagttcgattATCGGTGACTTCAAAGTctgtttcgtttttcttttgatttgtgTAGCTATAGCTTAAATCATACCCACTAGTAACATTTGATACTACATACAATTATGGCCATCCACGCGTGTATGTAGATGGCCACGTGTGTAGCCAACATATGTACCCGTATCGCAAAGGTTACATTGAAATTGGTACACAACGCACTGTTTATTAACCAGCGGTGGTTTGGTCTCGTCTTCTTGGAGGTCTTGGCAAATTTTTCTACTGACAAAGTCGAGCAAGGCGCCTTGCGGCGCCAAAAATGTCATGTctggtgctttcagaaatatgtccgctactttacaaaactgtcgaaaaccctgCTGATTTGTTCCCTCCCCACTTCAACACCAACTGCTCCGTTTGTAAACGGCCACCTCTACCTGAGCCCTGGACACACTGAATTCTGCGTACAACTATATATACTTAAATTAATGTGgtcattgtttttaaaaaaatgtaacatgCCGCAAGGGATAAAGTTTTTCCTTGATGTGCATTATGTTTTaggattaaatgaccaaatgaatgGTAAGAAACAGGAAATATTAAATTCTGACCGGATGAAGGAACTGAGACGGTGTCACGGTGTTATTGATGATAGGTACATCGAGTGAAATATTGTGTATAAAACTCTTCTGGTAATAAAATTAGAATTCGGAAATGTTGAGATTATTCCAGCAATGCAGCAACCCATGACATGGTTTTGCATGTTTAAGGGTTTCCTATGTTGGGATAATTTATTCGAAAGTGATGCGTGTATAAACAAACATATGATGCACCGTGACAAGTGGCGCGATGTTTTTCTACAATTACGTTTATGTGATTTATTGTTCTTCGGCTATTCTCTTCTACGTCATCATTACCCAAGACTTACCTACCGGCATTTGGTGTGAAAACGTCATCATTTCCCGATTATTCAGATCGCACTTGCAGCTTTCAAGTAGAGATTTTTTCTGGTAATACACACAACACTTGTAACACTATATCACTATAACTCTATATACGCTCACGTTACAATGATCCCTCCTCTTGAGGCAaaatccctgcgggggcaataaaatggagcactgacagagggaggggtggttaaagggcgcaccgtcggattccattgataccagcctcgttgctaaaggaactaccgacgttaaataaagtgattttacctttactttattttaaaacgaggccaaaagggccaatttgcgatcaaacaaaaaaaatattaaaatggcggctattttggaataagatgtatgacAGTGCTACAAAAGAAAGGTGCAATGAACctgatttttttgcattttggtcCATTTCCTTGACGTTCTTGTCCTGtgaacgacgtgaaatgaccaagaaAATCTGAAGTTAAGATAAAtatcaacctcgtccccagggcgcttttccctggcttagGGTGGGACGGAACCACCCAAAGCGCCCTGGAGACGAGGttgggaggcagtgtggcccagtggttagggcactggccttgagatccggagatcccgggttcaagacccgctctgaccactcgttgaatttgatcctggtagtccctggttcaacttcccagctgcacttgtaaatagccaactggtttgcttccggccagttaggattcttaacagttgttgctgtCAGTCCCTTTCGTTGTGTtgcattggccctgaaaagcccctgtggggagcggttaattaagtatgtatgtatgtatgtatgtatgtatgtatgtatgtatgtatgtatgtatgtatattaatctttgtaaaaaaatttATCCTCCACATGCTCCCCGCCAAATTGTGAAGTAAA
The genomic region above belongs to Montipora capricornis isolate CH-2021 chromosome 8, ASM3666992v2, whole genome shotgun sequence and contains:
- the LOC138060264 gene encoding uncharacterized protein, coding for MEFSRFLLFVVLLACYRQASPENTSEENSTSTESIDKSDCSLLNTSCGPDRICQDGVCIKVNRTITDGENLNTESTREPKTTLRLLVDTVKWTYTTTRKTDDVVKPTPHSLITGNQEFVITLVGFSLLFINICLVSFCLGRIKRRRLQQQREQRRQAATHSSQASQTGDWGSENVNRRELSDMGTDNFALNGELDAFAREFLFPQVRLPPYDLTSAYHKPRPMTEENESIGESPVETSNDAQNIDEDPPPYGDLERLQTERRPPSYDDILKTSTNAAEESLGSGQSD